A single window of Nicotiana tomentosiformis chromosome 1, ASM39032v3, whole genome shotgun sequence DNA harbors:
- the LOC138896817 gene encoding agamous-like MADS-box protein AGL61 — MVRTKVEIKRIEDKAKRHTTFTKRRQGLFKKAKELVKRCDAQAAVITFSLAGNVFAFGHPSVDDIVNRYIVATSAPEGDEIPVHKETEKKDKDVVIENNVDQEDEETTSFELPVGDMGMEELEEFEVAMVEMKKKVVDRINGIISSSKEEDLGLPYIQV; from the coding sequence ATGGTGCGTACAAAAGTAGAGATAAAGAGAATAGAGGATAAAGCTAAAAGGCATACCACTTTCACGAAACGTCGACAAGGTCTTTTTAAGAAAGCCAAGGAGTTGGTCAAAAGATGCGACGCTCAAGCCGCTGTTATCACGTTTTCTTTGGCCGGCAACGTCTTTGCCTTCGGCCATCCTTCTGTTGACGACATCGTAAACCGTTATATTGTCGCCACGTCAGCTCCTGAAGGCGATGAAATTCCGGTTCATAAAGAGACTGAAAAGAAGGATAAAGATGTAGTGATTGAGAATAATGTGGATCAGGAAGATGAAGAGACGACGTCGTTTGAGTTGCCAGTTGGAGATATGGGTATGGAGGAATTGGAGGAGTTTGAGGTTGCAATGGTGGAGATGAAGAAGAAGGTTGTTGATAGAATAAATGGGATAATTTCAAGCTCAAAGGAGGAGGATCTTGGATTGCCATATATACAGGTTTAA